CTCACCGTGGCCGCCGAGATGGCGCCGCGATGAGCTCGACTCGCGACGAGTCCGTCCTGCGGGCCGCCCGGCACCGCGCTTCCGAGACTGTGGATCGTGCCGCGCCGGACGGTGCCGCGGTCGCGCGCACCGACACCGCGGTGGTCGCGGCGGGACTGGCCGGAGCCGTCGAGGTCATGGACCGCCTCTGGCATTTCGGCGGCTGGGAAGTCACCCAGACCCACGACTCGCTGCGACCCTATCTGCTCGAGGAAACCTACGAGCTGCTCGACGCCATCCAGCACGACGATGCCGAGACGATCAAGGAAGAACTCGGCGACCTGCTGCTGCAAGTGCTGTTCCATTCCAGGATCGCCGAGGCGGCAGGCGAATTCACCGTCGACGACGTCGCCGCAGCGCTGGTCGCCAAGCTGGTCAACCGCAGCCCGCACCTCGTGGACTCCGCGATCGATCCCGACGCCTCGGTGGCCGAGAAGATCGCCGCCCAGGAGCGCGCCTGGGAAGAGCGCAAATCCGCCGAGAAGTCCCGTCGTTCCTGCCTGGACGGCATCGCCATGGCTCAGCCCGCCCTGGCCCTCGCCGAGAAGGTCGTCTCCCGTAGCACCAAGGCGGGCCTGCCGCCCGACCTCGTCCCCGAAGCGCTCCTGATCGTGCACCTGGGCGGCCCGGACAGTGCCGAAGAACGTCTCCGCAAGGCGACTCTCACCTTCGCCGCCGCCATCCGCACGGCGGAGGACGCGGCGGAAAAGGAGCGCGGCGAACGTCTTCCGCTCACCGCGGCGGATTGGCGCGCCTTCTGGCCGGACAACGAGTAGGGGCCGCGCCCCGAAGACGCACGGTCTGCCACAGCCCGGATCAGGGACACTGAGAGAATGCCGTACCCCGAACTGAATGCACGCCCGCGATGGCAATCGACCGGAAACGGCAAATTCCCCGTCGCCGCCCATGTCGAGGGCCGGTGGTGGGTCCTCCGAGTGAACGGTTTCCCCGACCACCCGCTGTGGACTTTGTTCATCGACGGCGCACCGCGTTTCGACATCGATGACACACCGCCCGGATGGGATCGACCGAGTGCCCGCTCCGCACCGCCCTTGGATGCCTCCAGCGTCGAGCAGGTCTTGGCTCCGGTGCGGCATTTCGTGGCCTATGGCAGTGAGGTCGGCGACCCGTGCGACGACCCGGTTTGCTGCGGTTGACGTCGGGCAAACGCACAGCCTGCGTACGGGTCTTCCGGGATACCTCTGCGCGTGGAAGACCCGCGCGGCGATGAACCGGAGAATCTCAGACGTTGACGCCGTAATCCCGCGCGATGCCCGCGAGACCGGAGGCGTAGCCCTGGCCGATGGCGCGGAACTTCCACTCGTTGTTGTGGCGGTACAGCTCGCCGAAGATCATGGCCGTTTCGGTGGACGCGTCCTCGGTGAGGTCGTAGCGAGCCAGCTCGACGCCGGTGGTGGCGTCGACGACGCGGATGAAGGCGTTGCGGATCTGGCCGAACGACTGGCCGCGCG
Above is a genomic segment from Nocardia sputorum containing:
- a CDS encoding MazG family protein produces the protein MDRLWHFGGWEVTQTHDSLRPYLLEETYELLDAIQHDDAETIKEELGDLLLQVLFHSRIAEAAGEFTVDDVAAALVAKLVNRSPHLVDSAIDPDASVAEKIAAQERAWEERKSAEKSRRSCLDGIAMAQPALALAEKVVSRSTKAGLPPDLVPEALLIVHLGGPDSAEERLRKATLTFAAAIRTAEDAAEKERGERLPLTAADWRAFWPDNE